The Macaca nemestrina isolate mMacNem1 chromosome 1, mMacNem.hap1, whole genome shotgun sequence genome contains the following window.
GTGGGGCCCAGCAGTGTACCTGTGCTATAAGGTGGGCCTGGCGAAGGCCAACACGCTGGTGTACGAGGCAGGTGAGTGGCCCCTTTATCCCTCCAATCCTGTGACCCTACATCCCTTTGCCCTGGTGCCTCTTGGCAGGCACCTTAAGTGTCCCTGGAATTTACTTCTTCTTTGCTACTCGGGCCTTCTCTGGGATCCCCTGGTTCCTTTCCCTTGGAGTCTGATGGACCCTGCTCCTTTTGGGTACCCCCAACTTTGCTGGGGGTGCAGAGCTGCTGGGCCGCTACCCGGAGGAGGACAATGAGGCGTTCCCGCTGCCCGAGTCAGTGCCCGTCTTCTGCCTGCCCATGGGGGCCACTATCGAGTGCTGGCCTGCCCAGACCAAGTACCCCGTGCCCGTCTTCTCCACCTTTGTGCTCACGGGTGCAGCTGGTGATAAGGTGGGTGTGTGGAGTGTGGCAAGGGGTCTGGGCTATGCAGGGCCTGCCTGACCACCTCTCTGCCCCCTGCCAGGTGTATGGTGCCGCCCTGCAGTTCTACGAGGCATTCCCAAGGGCCAGGCTGTCAGAGCGACAGGCACGGGCACTGGGCCTGCTGAGCGCCGTGGAGCGGGGTCGGGCACTGGGGGGCAGAGCTGTGCGCAGCCGACGCGCCATCGCTGTGCTGTCCCGCTGGCCTGCCTTCCCTGCCTTCCGCGCCTTCCTCACCTTCCTTTACCGCTACTCCGTCTCAGGCCCCCACCGCCTGCCCTTGGAAGCGTGAGCATGGCTCCTCTGCCATTGGGAAGGAGTTAGGAAGGGATAAGGGGGCCAGGAGAGATGGGAGAGATTCAGATGTGCGTGGgggagggctgggcacagggtAAGGGACAGGGCTGCAGTGTGTGGTTGTACAGTTTATCCATTGTAAAAACGCCACAGGCTGAGGAGGGGAGCAGGGCCTGAAATCCAGTCTAAACTTGCTAGTTAGGTCCTGGCAAGGGGCTGTGTATGCCCAAGGAGGATTTCTTTTCTGATCTGCGCAAATTATATGTGTAATGGAGGCTCTGTTGGCTGATAACAGGTCTCAAAGTGGGGTTCAGGAAGGAATAAGGTTCTTGAGAACTGGTGAAAGAGCTGAGAAAATGTGGAGGGAGGACAGGGATGGACTGGGGAGTATGCTCTGACCTgtttctctgtcccccaggcacATCTCCCACTTCATTCACAACgtgcccttcccttccccacagAGACCCCGCATCCTAGTGCAGGTGAGAGCTGAGGCTGGGGCCGGGCTGATGGAAGGAGGGGAGTTAGCATCATTACCCTGAGCCATGGCTCTTCTTCCCTCCCAGATGTCTCCCTATGACAACTTGCTCCTCTGTCAGCCTGTATCCTCGCCCCTGCCCCTCAGGTATGTGCTCAGATTATGGGGAGGGGAGCTTTAATGACCAAGGACATGGTAGGTGCTGGGCAGGTGGGTGCAGCTATTGAGGTTTATGCAGGCTGGGTCCAGGTGGTGGCTGTACCTGGCATCTGGGGAAGGGTCCCCAGGGTCTCCTGGTGACCCTTTACCCACCTCGGCATTGCCTGCAGTGGTGCCAGCTTCCTGCAGCTGCTGCAGAGCCTGGGCCCTGAGCTGGCTATCACACTGCTGCTGGCTGTGCTCACAGAGCACAAGCTGCTGGTCCACTCGCTGCGGCCAGACCTGCTCACCAGCGTCTGCGAGGCCCTCGTCTCGGTGAGTGCCGCCCCGCCTGGCCCATCTTCCCCAGAACCATGGTTCTTTCTGGTGCCCCTATCCCTGCCTGGACTGTTCCCTTTTCCTACCTTTCCTTTCCCTGGGCACAGCCTGCAGGGACACATAGCTTCCATCAGGAGCTCTTCTCTAGTGCCTACTTCCAACAGCCTCTCTCAACAGGCACCAACTCCCCAAGGCCAatgccctctctctctcccctgtgCCCCCCACTGCTGCCTCAACCCCCTGCTCACTGGTTCTCACTGCCTGGTGCTTCAGATGATCTTCCCACTGCACTGGCAGTGCCCCTACATTCCTCTGTGCCCGCTGGTGCTGGCAGATGTGCTGAGTGCCCCAGTGCCCTTCATTGTGGGTATCCACTCCAGCTACTTTGATCTGCATGACCCGCCTGCTGATGTCATCTGTGTCGACCTTGATACCAACACACTCTTCCAGTAAGAGGCTGGGTCTCATTTGGGGACTGCAGGGTGGTGGGCAGGAATGGGCTAGTGTGTGAAGTGCTACGGGCTCAAAAAGAGCTTCAGGCACAAAGTGAGGGAGGCTGGCAAGGAGCCCTGTCACCCTATCCCAGAGCCTCGCCACTCCTCCTTCCCCTTATGCGTCTCTCACAGGACTGAGGAAAAGAAGCTCCTCTCCCCTCGGACCCTGCCCCGCAGACCCTACAAGGTTCTGCTGGCCACACTGACAAACCTGTACCAGCAGCTGGACCAGAGTGAGAAGCCTGGGTCGGGAGGGAGGCTGGGAACTGTCATTGGCCTCAAACCTCCAGTTTGCAGAGGTCTGTGGGGAGCTAGACATTTCTTGAGGAGGTGAGCGGAGTTAGGATTGCATTTGGTAGAACTGAGGGAGATTCCAATTCCAACTGAAGCTAGAAGGAAGGGCAGACAGTATTCCTGAACATGTGGGAAATGTTGAGCTTGAACCTGTTAGTTGAAGGTAATGCTTCGTTGCCACTGGTGCAAGTTCTGTCAGAGGCTGGAGGTGGAGATGGAGGCGTGAGAGCAGACTTGAGGCTAACGCTATGGGAGCCAGCCCTGACTCTCAGGCTGCCCTGGCCCCCAGCATACACTGGACCTGAGGAGGAGGCATCCCTGGAGTTCCTACTGACAGACTACGAGGCAGTGTGTGGCCGCAGGGCCCGGCTGGAACGCGAAGTCCAAGGAGCCTTCCTCCGCTTCATGGCCTGTCTGCTCAAGGGCTACCGGGTCTTCCTGCGCCCACTCACCCAGGCCCCCTCCGAGGGAGCTCGTGATGTTGACAACCTTTTCTTCCTGCAGGGTACAGAGGGCCTGTCTCTGCTTGGAGATGGTATCACGGGAGGAGGTGGCGAGGGGCTGGGCTCTGtcagaaaggcagaggggactgGGAGCCACTCCTTGTTCATTCCTTCACTAGGCAAATGTTTTTATGGGCACCTGCTTTGAGCCATTCACTCTTCTGGTCTTGGGGGGAATCAGGGTACAAAGATGAAACCAGCTGTGGTCCTGCCCTCTGGAGCCCCGGGCTTGGGGTAGACACAATAATCCCTGTAGTGAGCAGACCCCATGGGCAAAGCTTTGTGCAGGGACCCTGCCCTTGGAGACCCCCCAGCCTGAGGCAGTGGGTACAGGCAGACAAAGGGAGGGATTCTCTAGGGCCATTGTGCTGGGGGTGCTCAGCCGGTCAACTTGCTATTAGGGTAGTTGTGCCAGAGGGTCCAAGAGATGATGGCTTTGGGCCTGAGTGGGCAGGGAGCCCGGAAGAGATTCAGAAAAGCTATGGCTGTGGTGGAGAGCCCTGGTCACACCCCTCCTCTGCCCCATTCTCATCCCCCTCAGGCTTCCTCAAATCTCGGGAACGCTCCAGCCACAAACTTTACTCTCAGCTGCTGCATACCCAGATGTTCTCACAGTTCATTGAGGAGTGCTCTTTCGGCTCTGCTCGCCATGCTGCCCTCGAATTCTTCGACTCTTGTGTTGACAAGGTATCGTCCCTTCTCTGTGTGCTTATTGTCTCTGTTGCCCCAAGGCCATTTTAGATGGGATCAGGAatattcagggtggtatggctgtagaCCCCAGggccattttgttttatttatttatttattttaatttcttttaattttaaaaaaatttttttaaatttttttgagatagagttttgctctgtctcccaggctggagtgcagtggctcactgcgacctccacctcccaggttcaagtgattctgctgcctcagtctcccaagtagctgggattacaggtgcgcgccactatgcccagctaattttcttatttttagtagagacagggtttcaccatgttgaccaggctggtctcgaactcctggcctcaagtaatctgcccacctcggcctcccaaagtgctgggattacaggcgtgagccactgtgtctggcccccaGGGACATTTTAAACACAactctatatctttttttttttttttttttttgagacggagtctcacgctattgcccaggctggagtgcagtggtgcgatctcggctcactgcaagctccgcctcccgggttcccgccattctcctgcctcagcctcctgagtagctgggactacaggtgcccgccaccgcgcccagctaattttttgtatttttagtagagatggggtttcactgtggtctcaatctcctgaccttgtgatccgcccgcctcggcctcccaaagtgctgggattacaggcttgagccaccgcgcccggccaaactctGTATCTTAACTGTGACTGGGATGGCACTCCTGGAGTTATACGGTGCACAACCTGTGCAGCCATACACAGCTGGCCCCATGCATGTAACTTACTGTCCTCCGATTCCTGACTCCATCTTCCCAGGCTGTGTCTCTTTCCCTGTGGATGAGCTTCCCCGGGAGATGCCATCGTCTGGACACCCTGGCTCTGTTCTGTGCCCACCATCTCAACACTTGCTCTCTCAAAATCCTTCTCCAGGTCCACCCAGATCAGGAGAAGCCTGAGCCGACACCCTTAGTGGAGCTAGAGGAGCTGTCAGGAAGTGAGCTCACTGTCTTTATCACACCTCCCGAGGAGCCTCCCGTACCAGAGGGCAGTGAATCCACTCCCCAGTACTGGTGAGAGTCTCTTGGCCCCTCACGTGGTCCAGTCCAACTTGCTTGACCCTGTACTGACTGCCCTGATGTTGCTTCTCTCTGCCCCTCCAGCTACGATGGGTTCCCAGAGCTACGGGCTGAGCTGTTTGAGTCtcttcaagagcagcctggggcCCTGCCTGTGCCGGGCCCTTCACGTAGCGCGCCCAGCAGTCCTGCTCCTCGCCGTACCAAACAGGTAAGTAGTGGGTGGACCGCACTGAGGGACCTGGATCAGGCTGAGGGCGGCtgctgcttcagtttcctcatctacaaaatggggataacaatagtaCTTAACCCCTGAGGTTGTTAGAAGTTTAAATGTGCTTGGCACATAAGCAAGCCTGTATAAACATTAGTTGCTATTATCActgtcattattatcatcatcatcaccttcaTCTTCTGAGCACTCTGGGAATCCAGGGACTGGCCATGTCTTCTAGGGCACCTGTCCATGCTTAAGGGCCAGCCTCTCTGCACGGGGCTCCAGGCAGGGCTGCAGCCTATGGAATACAGCATCCCTCCTCCTCTTTAGAGCACAGATCCTTCCTCAGAGAAGGTGATACTTCTCCCCACACCACTTTAGGGTCTgtcctggtggctcacgcctttaatcccagcgttttgggaggctgaggcaggcagatcacttgcgcccaggagtttgggactagcctAGGCCACATGGcaaaccttgtctctacgaaaagtacaaaacaatcagccgggcatggtggtgcatgcctgtaatcccagctacttgggaggctgaggtgggagaatcacttgagcccaggaggccgagtctgcagtgagccaagattgtgccactgcactccagcctgggtgacagagcgagaccgtcttaaataaataaataaataaataagacttgtACTCACCCTGATGTGTTCCCTGTCCTACctaggagatgaaggttgcacaGCGGATGGCACAGAAGTCAGCAGCTGTGCCTGAGCTGTGGGCCCGGTGCCTGCTGGGGCACTGCTATGGGCTGTGGTTCCTGTGTCTGCCTGCCTACGTGCGGTCGGTACCCTCCCGGGTGCAGGCACTGCATACGGCCTACCATGTGCTGCGCCAGATGGAGAGCGGCAAGGTGGTACTCCCTGATGAGGTAGGCAATCTATGTGGCCATGCTCACACCCAGGCCCAGTGAGCCTTGTGCAGCTGGAGAGGGCTGTGAGAGGGAAACTTGGAGACTAAGGAAAGAAGTTGCAGATCCCCAGAGCTGGGCAGATTATCTATAAACATTCATTGAGTGAATAAGCATGTTCAGGGTATAGCAGTGGAGACTGTAGGGTGGCAGCGTCAGCAGAAAGGGTGGGTGGCTCTGAGGTAGCCCCAGGACGTGCCAGGGGCCAGTGATGTCTGTGAGAATTGGGGAGGCTGGAAGAGGGTGCTTGCTGAGACTTTGGTTTTGGTTGGGAGTGAGTCTCCCATTGTCCTGTGCCTCTCCTGGCCCAGGTGTGTTACCGGGTACTGATGCAGCTCTGCTCACACTATGGGCAGCCTGTGCTGTCTGTGCGGGTCATGCTGGAGATGCGGCAGGCAGGCATTGTGCCCAACACCATCACCTATGGCTACTACAATAAGGTACCTACTTTGGGGTGACGGGTGGGATGGCAGCTGTGCCAGGTGTGTTTGGGGAGACTGCTGCTGCTCCCCTCGCTCCTTGGAGATTGGGCTGGTACTGTTTGCCTAGGTCCTGGAACCACTGCCATCCACATTGCACTCCTGTGGTGCCTTAGCACCTACCGTTTCTCAGCTTTGATTCCCACTCATGACAGCTCTGCCTACAACTAATAGCATTAGCCGCTAAGCCAGGCATAGGTCCATACACATCACACCTTTTACATCATTTTATCTTCACTACAGCCCTATGAGGTGGGATGATCATCATCCCCATCTTATAGACATGGAGATGAGGTTGTAGAGAGttagtaacttgtccaaggtcctGCAGCAAAGAAGTTAAGGAGTTAGAATATGGgcacagggctgggtgtggtggctcatgcctgtaatcccagcactttgggaggctgaggcaggtagatcacctgagatcaggagttcgagaccagcctggccaacatggtgaaaccctgtctctattaaaaatacaaaaattagctgggtgtggtggtgggtgcctgtagtcccagctacttgggaggctgaggcaggagaatcacttgaacccaggaggctgaagttgcagtgagccgagattgcgccactgcactccagcctggacgacagagtgagactctgtctcaaaaaaaagaaaaaggaatatggGCAGAGGCATATCCATATCTCCTGAATTCAGGCCCTTAGCCATGATACTAAACTGCCTCCtgttttttagatgaggaaactaatgACCAAGTAAATGAAATGATTTCTTCAGagccatatattttatatttctaaacagCAAGGTCTGGATACAAATTTTCTCCATTGCCTCTGGCTTCTTCTAAGCCCCTTGGGAGGCAGCTGCTGCCTACTGTCTCTTCTGGGCTCTTGTTCCTGGCTAAGCCATTGGCCGGACGGTCCTAGGCAGGATGTCTGCAGGGGAAGGGCGGTCCCTGGGGCTCCAGGACAGGGAGTGGGTATGAGGCAGGGTTAGGGTGTCAAAGTAGGCCATCCTGATGGGCACTGTGCTTGGTAGGCTGTGCTGGAAAGCAAGTGGCCGTCTGGCACACCAGGCGGGCGTCTGCGCTGGGCCAAGCTCCGGAATGTCGTCCTGGGGGCTGCTCAGTTCCGCCAGCCCTTGAGAGAACGgcgacagcagcagcagcagcagcagcagcagcaggtgtCAGCACCTCAAGAGGCAGGCAGCTCCCAGGCAGGTGGGTAGGGCCTGGTGAGACAGGCTTGGGGATGGAGTAACTGGGCTCAGGCAGGGAAAGGCATAGAGAGCTGGGGCTGGTCTAATGGTTGGTATTAGGTTTCTGGTGATTGATAAATTACAATTGACTGGTAACAAAAgggataaaaaaattagctgggtgtgatggcatgcacctgtagtcccagctactcgggaggctaaggcaggagaatcacttgaacctgggaggcagaggttgcagtgagctgagatggcgccactgcattccacctggctacagagcaagactccatctcaaaaaacaaaacaaaacaaacacgaAAGGGATAAAGCTTTGCCTGGGAGAAACCCTGCAAACCCAGGTCCATCTAAGGAGCTCTATTTTGGAACAGGGGACTGGGTTCCTAGCTGGCTGCCTCTAAACCCCTTCTTGTCTTTTAGAGCCCTATTTGGAGCGCCCTTCCCCTACTCGCCCCCTTCAGCGCCAGACTACTTGGGCTGGGCGAAGTCTGAGAGACCCGGCCTCACCCCCTGGACGCCTGGTGAAGAGTGGTAGCCTGGGCAGTGCCCGAGGGGCACAGCCCACTGTGGAGGCTGGTGTGGCCCACAGTGAGTGCCCTTGTCTGGCTCCCCCCACTTCCCCAGTCAGCTTTCCTAACCACTTGCTAGTGAGGTTTGGAAGACCAGAAACATAGTGGAGGGTGGCCCTCTGTGGTGGGTGCTGTAGATTATCAGGGAATCCTGCCCAGAATATCATCATGGTG
Protein-coding sequences here:
- the LOC105497952 gene encoding DENN domain-containing protein 4B isoform X3, encoding MAEERPPRLVDYFVVAGLAGNGAPIPEETWVPEPSGPLRPPRPAEPITDVAVIARALGEEVPQGYTCIQASAGGHPLELSAGLLGGTQPVICYRRGRDKPPLVELGVLYEGKERPKPGFQVLDTTPYSHSANLAPPGPGHPRTYLTYRRAAEGAGLHALGITDLCLVLPSKGEGTPHTYCRLPRNLNPGMWGPAVYLCYKVGLAKANTLVYEAELLGRYPEEDNEAFPLPESVPVFCLPMGATIECWPAQTKYPVPVFSTFVLTGAAGDKVYGAALQFYEAFPRARLSERQARALGLLSAVERGRALGGRAVRSRRAIAVLSRWPAFPAFRAFLTFLYRYSVSGPHRLPLEAHISHFIHNVPFPSPQRPRILVQMSPYDNLLLCQPVSSPLPLSGASFLQLLQSLGPELAITLLLAVLTEHKLLVHSLRPDLLTSVCEALVSVSAAPPGPSSPEPWFFLVPLSLPGLFPFPTFPFPGHSLQGHIASIRSSSLVPTSNSLSQQAPTPQGQCPLSLPCAPHCCLNPLLTGSHCLVLQMIFPLHWQCPYIPLCPLVLADVLSAPVPFIVGIHSSYFDLHDPPADVICVDLDTNTLFQTEEKKLLSPRTLPRRPYKVLLATLTNLYQQLDQTYTGPEEEASLEFLLTDYEAVCGRRARLEREVQGAFLRFMACLLKGYRVFLRPLTQAPSEGARDVDNLFFLQGFLKSRERSSHKLYSQLLHTQMFSQFIEECSFGSARHAALEFFDSCVDKVHPDQEKPEPTPLVELEELSGSELTVFITPPEEPPVPEGSESTPQYCYDGFPELRAELFESLQEQPGALPVPGPSRSAPSSPAPRRTKQEMKVAQRMAQKSAAVPELWARCLLGHCYGLWFLCLPAYVRSVPSRVQALHTAYHVLRQMESGKVVLPDEVCYRVLMQLCSHYGQPVLSVRVMLEMRQAGIVPNTITYGYYNKAVLESKWPSGTPGGRLRWAKLRNVVLGAAQFRQPLRERRQQQQQQQQQQVSAPQEAGSSQAEPYLERPSPTRPLQRQTTWAGRSLRDPASPPGRLVKSGSLGSARGAQPTVEAGVAHMIEALGVLEPRGSPVPWHDGSLSDLSLTGEEPVPGGSPGGSGSALSAQSTEALEGLSGRGPKAGGRQDEAGTPRRGLGARLQQLLTPSRHPPTSRIPPPELPPDLPPPARRSPMDSLLRPRERPGSTASESSASLGSEWDLSESSLSNLSLRHSSERLSDTPGSFQSPSLEILLSSCSLCRACDSLVYDEEIMAGWAPDDSNLNTTCPFCACPFVPLLSVQTLDSRPSVPSPKSADASGSKDAPVPGGPGPVLSDRRLCLALDEPQLCNGHMGGPSRRVESGAWAYLSPLVLRKELESLVENEGSEVLALPELPSAHPIIFWNLLWYFQRLRLPSILPGLVLASCDGPSHPQAPSPWLTPDPASVQVRLLWDVLTPDPNSCPPLYVLWRVHSQIPQRVVWPGPVPASLSLALLESVLRHVGLNEVHKAVGLLLETLGPPPTGLHLQRGIYREILFLTMAALGKDHVDIVAFDKKYKSAFNKLASSMGKEELRQRRAQMPTPKAIDCRKCFGAPPEC
- the LOC105497952 gene encoding DENN domain-containing protein 4B isoform X2, with protein sequence MEADAVSEGGAMAEERPPRLVDYFVVAGLAGNGAPIPEETWVPEPSGPLRPPRPAEPITDVAVIARALGEEVPQGYTCIQASAGGHPLELSAGLLGGTQPVICYRRGRDKPPLVELGVLYEGKERPKPGFQVLDTTPYSHSANLAPPGPGHPRTYLTYRRAAEGAGLHALGITDLCLVLPSKGEGTPHTYCRLPRNLNPGMWGPAVYLCYKVGLAKANTLVYEAELLGRYPEEDNEAFPLPESVPVFCLPMGATIECWPAQTKYPVPVFSTFVLTGAAGDKVYGAALQFYEAFPRARLSERQARALGLLSAVERGRALGGRAVRSRRAIAVLSRWPAFPAFRAFLTFLYRYSVSGPHRLPLEAHISHFIHNVPFPSPQRPRILVQMSPYDNLLLCQPVSSPLPLSGASFLQLLQSLGPELAITLLLAVLTEHKLLVHSLRPDLLTSVCEALVSVSAAPPGPSSPEPWFFLVPLSLPGLFPFPTFPFPGHSLQGHIASIRSSSLVPTSNSLSQQAPTPQGQCPLSLPCAPHCCLNPLLTGSHCLVLQMIFPLHWQCPYIPLCPLVLADVLSAPVPFIVGIHSSYFDLHDPPADVICVDLDTNTLFQTEEKKLLSPRTLPRRPYKVLLATLTNLYQQLDQTYTGPEEEASLEFLLTDYEAVCGRRARLEREVQGAFLRFMACLLKGYRVFLRPLTQAPSEGARDVDNLFFLQGFLKSRERSSHKLYSQLLHTQMFSQFIEECSFGSARHAALEFFDSCVDKVHPDQEKPEPTPLVELEELSGSELTVFITPPEEPPVPEGSESTPQYCYDGFPELRAELFESLQEQPGALPVPGPSRSAPSSPAPRRTKQEMKVAQRMAQKSAAVPELWARCLLGHCYGLWFLCLPAYVRSVPSRVQALHTAYHVLRQMESGKVVLPDEVCYRVLMQLCSHYGQPVLSVRVMLEMRQAGIVPNTITYGYYNKAVLESKWPSGTPGGRLRWAKLRNVVLGAAQFRQPLRERRQQQQQQQQQQVSAPQEAGSSQAEPYLERPSPTRPLQRQTTWAGRSLRDPASPPGRLVKSGSLGSARGAQPTVEAGVAHMIEALGVLEPRGSPVPWHDGSLSDLSLTGEEPVPGGSPGGSGSALSAQSTEALEGLSGRGPKAGGRQDEAGTPRRGLGARLQQLLTPSRHPPTSRIPPPELPPDLPPPARRSPMDSLLRPRERPGSTASESSASLGSEWDLSESSLSNLSLRHSSERLSDTPGSFQSPSLEILLSSCSLCRACDSLVYDEEIMAGWAPDDSNLNTTCPFCACPFVPLLSVQTLDSRPSVPSPKSADASGSKDAPVPGGPGPVLSDRRLCLALDEPQLCNGHMGGPSRRVESGAWAYLSPLVLRKELESLVENEGSEVLALPELPSAHPIIFWNLLWYFQRLRLPSILPGLVLASCDGPSHPQAPSPWLTPDPASVQVRLLWDVLTPDPNSCPPLYVLWRVHSQIPQRVVWPGPVPASLSLALLESVLRHVGLNEVHKAVGLLLETLGPPPTGLHLQRGIYREILFLTMAALGKDHVDIVAFDKKYKSAFNKLASSMGKEELRQRRAQMPTPKAIDCRKCFGAPPEC
- the LOC105497952 gene encoding DENN domain-containing protein 4B isoform X5; the encoded protein is MEADAVSEGGAMAEERPPRLVDYFVVAGLAGNGAPIPEETWVPEPSGPLRPPRPAEPITDVAVIARALGEEVPQGYTCIQASAGGHPLELSAGLLGGTQPVICYRRGRDKPPLVELGVLYEGKERPKPGFQVLDTTPYSHSANLAPPGPGHPRTYLTYRRAAEGAGLHALGITDLCLVLPSKGEGTPHTYCRLPRNLNPGMWGPAVYLCYKVGLAKANTLVYEAELLGRYPEEDNEAFPLPESVPVFCLPMGATIECWPAQTKYPVPVFSTFVLTGAAGDKVYGAALQFYEAFPRARLSERQARALGLLSAVERGRALGGRAVRSRRAIAVLSRWPAFPAFRAFLTFLYRYSVSGPHRLPLEAHISHFIHNVPFPSPQRPRILVQMSPYDNLLLCQPVSSPLPLSGASFLQLLQSLGPELAITLLLAVLTEHKLLVHSLRPDLLTSVCEALVSMIFPLHWQCPYIPLCPLVLADVLSAPVPFIVGIHSSYFDLHDPPADVICVDLDTNTLFQTEEKKLLSPRTLPRRPYKVLLATLTNLYQQLDQTYTGPEEEASLEFLLTDYEAVCGRRARLEREVQGAFLRFMACLLKGYRVFLRPLTQAPSEGARDVDNLFFLQGFLKSRERSSHKLYSQLLHTQMFSQFIEECSFGSARHAALEFFDSCVDKVHPDQEKPEPTPLVELEELSGSELTVFITPPEEPPVPEGSESTPQYCYDGFPELRAELFESLQEQPGALPVPGPSRSAPSSPAPRRTKQEMKVAQRMAQKSAAVPELWARCLLGHCYGLWFLCLPAYVRSVPSRVQALHTAYHVLRQMESGKVVLPDEVCYRVLMQLCSHYGQPVLSVRVMLEMRQAGIVPNTITYGYYNKAVLESKWPSGTPGGRLRWAKLRNVVLGAAQFRQPLRERRQQQQQQQQQQVSAPQEAGSSQAEPYLERPSPTRPLQRQTTWAGRSLRDPASPPGRLVKSGSLGSARGAQPTVEAGVAHMIEALGVLEPRGSPVPWHDGSLSDLSLTGEEPVPGGSPGGSGSALSAQSTEALEGLSGRGPKAGGRQDEAGTPRRGLGARLQQLLTPSRHPPTSRIPPPELPPDLPPPARRSPMDSLLRPRERPGSTASESSASLGSEWDLSESSLSNLSLRHSSERLSDTPGSFQSPSLEILLSSCSLCRACDSLVYDEEIMAGWAPDDSNLNTTCPFCACPFVPLLSVQTLDSRPSVPSPKSADASGSKDAPVPGGPGPVLSDRRLCLALDEPQLCNGHMGGPSRRVESGAWAYLSPLVLRKELESLVENEGSEVLALPELPSAHPIIFWNLLWYFQRLRLPSILPGLVLASCDGPSHPQAPSPWLTPDPASVQVRLLWDVLTPDPNSCPPLYVLWRVHSQIPQRVVWPGPVPASLSLALLESVLRHVGLNEVHKAVGLLLETLGPPPTGLHLQRGIYREILFLTMAALGKDHVDIVAFDKKYKSAFNKLASSMGKEELRQRRAQMPTPKAIDCRKCFGAPPEC
- the LOC105497952 gene encoding DENN domain-containing protein 4B isoform X1, encoding MASLTFLTSSLSHLTIPDAVSEGGAMAEERPPRLVDYFVVAGLAGNGAPIPEETWVPEPSGPLRPPRPAEPITDVAVIARALGEEVPQGYTCIQASAGGHPLELSAGLLGGTQPVICYRRGRDKPPLVELGVLYEGKERPKPGFQVLDTTPYSHSANLAPPGPGHPRTYLTYRRAAEGAGLHALGITDLCLVLPSKGEGTPHTYCRLPRNLNPGMWGPAVYLCYKVGLAKANTLVYEAELLGRYPEEDNEAFPLPESVPVFCLPMGATIECWPAQTKYPVPVFSTFVLTGAAGDKVYGAALQFYEAFPRARLSERQARALGLLSAVERGRALGGRAVRSRRAIAVLSRWPAFPAFRAFLTFLYRYSVSGPHRLPLEAHISHFIHNVPFPSPQRPRILVQMSPYDNLLLCQPVSSPLPLSGASFLQLLQSLGPELAITLLLAVLTEHKLLVHSLRPDLLTSVCEALVSVSAAPPGPSSPEPWFFLVPLSLPGLFPFPTFPFPGHSLQGHIASIRSSSLVPTSNSLSQQAPTPQGQCPLSLPCAPHCCLNPLLTGSHCLVLQMIFPLHWQCPYIPLCPLVLADVLSAPVPFIVGIHSSYFDLHDPPADVICVDLDTNTLFQTEEKKLLSPRTLPRRPYKVLLATLTNLYQQLDQTYTGPEEEASLEFLLTDYEAVCGRRARLEREVQGAFLRFMACLLKGYRVFLRPLTQAPSEGARDVDNLFFLQGFLKSRERSSHKLYSQLLHTQMFSQFIEECSFGSARHAALEFFDSCVDKVHPDQEKPEPTPLVELEELSGSELTVFITPPEEPPVPEGSESTPQYCYDGFPELRAELFESLQEQPGALPVPGPSRSAPSSPAPRRTKQEMKVAQRMAQKSAAVPELWARCLLGHCYGLWFLCLPAYVRSVPSRVQALHTAYHVLRQMESGKVVLPDEVCYRVLMQLCSHYGQPVLSVRVMLEMRQAGIVPNTITYGYYNKAVLESKWPSGTPGGRLRWAKLRNVVLGAAQFRQPLRERRQQQQQQQQQQVSAPQEAGSSQAEPYLERPSPTRPLQRQTTWAGRSLRDPASPPGRLVKSGSLGSARGAQPTVEAGVAHMIEALGVLEPRGSPVPWHDGSLSDLSLTGEEPVPGGSPGGSGSALSAQSTEALEGLSGRGPKAGGRQDEAGTPRRGLGARLQQLLTPSRHPPTSRIPPPELPPDLPPPARRSPMDSLLRPRERPGSTASESSASLGSEWDLSESSLSNLSLRHSSERLSDTPGSFQSPSLEILLSSCSLCRACDSLVYDEEIMAGWAPDDSNLNTTCPFCACPFVPLLSVQTLDSRPSVPSPKSADASGSKDAPVPGGPGPVLSDRRLCLALDEPQLCNGHMGGPSRRVESGAWAYLSPLVLRKELESLVENEGSEVLALPELPSAHPIIFWNLLWYFQRLRLPSILPGLVLASCDGPSHPQAPSPWLTPDPASVQVRLLWDVLTPDPNSCPPLYVLWRVHSQIPQRVVWPGPVPASLSLALLESVLRHVGLNEVHKAVGLLLETLGPPPTGLHLQRGIYREILFLTMAALGKDHVDIVAFDKKYKSAFNKLASSMGKEELRQRRAQMPTPKAIDCRKCFGAPPEC